The following are encoded in a window of Lichenicola cladoniae genomic DNA:
- a CDS encoding SDR family oxidoreductase, whose amino-acid sequence MAGRLADKVAIVTGAGRGIGAAIARRFALEGAAVVIAEKDPVTGAAIAAELSGQGARALFVETDVSLPASAEAVVARTLAAFGRLDILVNNAGINVFHEPLQTSAEEWRRCFAVDLDGVWHMCRAALPSMLEQGQGAIVNIASSHSSTIIPGTFPYPVAKHGLLGLTRALGIEYAARGVRVNAIAPGYIDTEIARDYWATFADPAAERSRAESLHPPKRIGRPEEVAMTAVFLASDEAPFINAASIAIDGGRSVLYHD is encoded by the coding sequence ATGGCCGGCCGCCTCGCCGATAAGGTCGCGATCGTCACCGGCGCCGGCCGCGGCATCGGTGCTGCCATCGCCCGGCGTTTTGCGCTCGAGGGCGCTGCGGTGGTGATTGCGGAAAAGGATCCGGTGACCGGCGCCGCCATTGCGGCCGAGTTGAGCGGGCAGGGGGCTCGCGCCCTGTTCGTCGAGACCGATGTCTCGCTGCCGGCTTCGGCGGAAGCGGTCGTGGCACGGACGCTGGCCGCGTTCGGACGGCTCGACATCCTCGTCAACAATGCCGGCATCAACGTGTTCCATGAGCCGCTGCAGACATCGGCGGAGGAGTGGCGGCGCTGCTTCGCGGTCGATCTCGACGGGGTCTGGCATATGTGCCGCGCCGCCCTGCCCTCCATGCTGGAGCAGGGGCAGGGAGCGATCGTGAATATCGCATCGAGCCATTCGAGCACGATCATTCCAGGAACATTTCCCTATCCGGTCGCCAAGCACGGCCTGCTCGGTCTCACGCGAGCGCTCGGGATCGAATATGCGGCTCGGGGCGTGCGGGTGAACGCCATCGCGCCCGGCTACATCGATACCGAGATCGCCCGCGACTACTGGGCCACGTTCGCCGATCCGGCCGCAGAACGCAGCCGCGCGGAGTCGCTGCATCCGCCGAAGCGCATCGGGCGCCCAGAGGAAGTCGCGATGACCGCGGTGTTTCTCGCGTCCGACGAGGCGCCTTTCATCAATGCCGCGAGCATTGCGATCGATGGCGGGCGCTCGGTTCTCTACCACGACTGA
- a CDS encoding aldose 1-epimerase — translation MPDVDAVRLTAGRLSVDLDRRGAVIAGFVWRDTNGIEIPLMRDGRAHGGDPLKAACFPLLPFCNRVLDNRFSFAGSEYEFQPNQPWDRHYLHGDGWLSHWSVSARTDTSVAFAMTRDADRLSPYAYAATINYTVTDQKLVVALGVTNQGGSALPFGLGLHPYYPLTPGTTLQASARGFYPEEAEFMPGVREAVPPDLDFRQPTMPPRRWINNGFAGWNGTAEIAWPERQLALAIDADLAFEDYYVFMSDRRFEPDFTGDYFCFEPMTHAANAHRSADLAGLVVLAPGETLSRSVSFRPREATGLVRKAA, via the coding sequence ATGCCGGACGTGGATGCGGTGCGCCTGACGGCCGGTCGGTTGAGTGTCGATCTCGATCGCCGGGGCGCGGTCATTGCCGGTTTTGTCTGGCGGGATACCAACGGCATCGAGATCCCGTTGATGCGGGACGGCAGGGCGCATGGCGGCGATCCGTTGAAGGCAGCCTGCTTCCCGCTGCTGCCGTTCTGCAACCGGGTGCTGGATAACCGGTTCTCCTTTGCGGGTAGCGAGTACGAGTTCCAGCCGAACCAGCCCTGGGACCGGCATTATCTGCATGGCGATGGCTGGCTGTCCCATTGGTCGGTTTCCGCACGCACCGATACGTCCGTCGCCTTCGCCATGACCCGCGACGCTGATCGCCTCAGCCCGTACGCCTATGCGGCGACCATCAATTATACGGTGACCGACCAAAAACTCGTCGTCGCGCTGGGGGTCACCAACCAGGGCGGTAGCGCGTTGCCGTTCGGCCTCGGCCTGCACCCCTATTATCCGCTGACGCCGGGCACCACGCTCCAGGCTTCTGCCAGGGGCTTCTATCCGGAAGAAGCCGAGTTCATGCCCGGCGTACGCGAGGCGGTTCCGCCGGACCTCGATTTCCGGCAGCCGACGATGCCGCCGCGGCGCTGGATCAATAACGGGTTTGCAGGCTGGAACGGCACCGCCGAGATCGCCTGGCCCGAGCGGCAGCTGGCGTTGGCGATCGACGCGGACCTGGCCTTCGAGGATTATTACGTCTTCATGTCGGACCGTCGCTTCGAACCGGACTTTACCGGGGACTATTTCTGCTTCGAGCCGATGACCCATGCGGCAAACGCCCATCGCTCGGCCGATCTTGCCGGACTGGTTGTGCTGGCACCCGGCGAAACACTTAGCCGGTCGGTATCGTTCCGTCCGCGTGAAGCGACCGGGCTCGTCAGGAAAGCCGCATGA
- the dgoD gene encoding galactonate dehydratase gives MKITGIRTVVVNAEMRNWIFVRVDTDQPGLYGWGEATLEWKTRAVAGAVEDLAPLIIGRDPRDIEQLLRIMQKHGFWRIGVIGTSAVAGIEVALWDILGKSLGVPVWRLLGGKMRDKVKVYTHLGLGQIDAVYNSMSVGPLVERAHEVLARGYTAMKVVFIPYTHYTAPPREIDNVARMMAELRKAVGDDVELMVDFHGRCASVGAALHYIDAIAEGRPLFVEEPLPPQDTDGMRMLAARTHVPLAAGERLVDRWEFAPLFRDRSIDIAQPDLCHVGGFTEARKIAAAAEVAGVGIAPHNPLGPLAGVAALHFDIATPNFVIQEEMAGAVPWYGEVLQGPIRMVDGYWQLPEAPGLGIEIDETVAARHPFKQEILAATEAVLPDGTVVDW, from the coding sequence ATGAAAATCACCGGTATTCGTACCGTCGTCGTCAATGCCGAGATGCGCAACTGGATCTTCGTGCGTGTCGATACCGACCAGCCCGGCCTGTATGGCTGGGGCGAGGCGACGCTGGAGTGGAAGACCCGCGCGGTCGCGGGTGCGGTCGAGGATCTGGCGCCGCTCATCATCGGTCGCGATCCGCGCGATATCGAGCAGTTGCTGCGCATCATGCAAAAGCATGGTTTCTGGCGCATCGGCGTGATCGGCACCAGCGCCGTCGCCGGCATCGAGGTGGCGCTGTGGGACATACTGGGCAAGAGTCTCGGCGTGCCCGTATGGCGGCTTCTCGGCGGCAAGATGCGCGACAAGGTCAAAGTCTACACGCATCTGGGCCTCGGCCAGATCGATGCAGTGTACAATAGCATGTCGGTCGGACCGCTGGTGGAGCGCGCGCACGAGGTCCTGGCGCGTGGCTACACGGCCATGAAGGTCGTGTTCATCCCGTACACCCACTATACGGCTCCGCCACGCGAGATCGACAACGTGGCCCGGATGATGGCCGAACTGCGCAAGGCCGTCGGGGACGACGTGGAGCTGATGGTCGATTTCCACGGTCGCTGCGCCTCCGTCGGCGCGGCCCTCCACTACATCGACGCGATTGCCGAGGGACGGCCGCTGTTCGTCGAGGAGCCGCTGCCGCCACAGGACACCGATGGCATGCGCATGCTCGCGGCACGCACCCATGTGCCGCTTGCGGCCGGCGAGCGGCTGGTCGATCGCTGGGAATTCGCGCCGCTGTTCCGCGACCGTTCGATCGATATCGCGCAGCCCGATCTCTGCCATGTCGGCGGCTTTACCGAAGCGCGCAAGATCGCGGCGGCGGCGGAAGTGGCGGGTGTCGGGATCGCGCCGCATAATCCGCTTGGGCCTCTCGCCGGCGTGGCAGCACTGCATTTCGACATCGCGACCCCGAACTTCGTGATCCAGGAAGAGATGGCCGGTGCCGTGCCGTGGTACGGCGAGGTGCTGCAGGGCCCGATCCGCATGGTCGACGGATACTGGCAGCTTCCCGAAGCGCCGGGCCTCGGCATCGAGATCGACGAAACGGTCGCGGCCAGGCACCCGTTCAAGCAGGAGATCCTTGCGGCGACCGAGGCAGTGCTTCCCGATGGCACCGTGGTGGATTGGTGA
- a CDS encoding saccharopine dehydrogenase family protein: MRTRRIRSSCPGLIGTDASFGQRVPSINQADHDFGTSAAFASIRRDCRRIAAVWRLAVAPARVRMDIKQTESLPMQKIAIIGAGKIGTMIAELLASCGSYAVTVLDRDADQLARLQTSQPVERQVIDIADEAALTNALGGMFAVLNAGPFQLTTRIATAAKAARAHYLDLTEDVASTRIVRGLAEGADTAFIPQCGLAPGFITIVAHDLVQHFDSLQDVRMRVGALPQFPSNALGYNLTWSTDGVINEYCEPCEAIVDGMLRQTLPLEELESFALDGVAYEAFNTSGGLGSLCETLAGRVRNLNYRTIRYPGHAAIMRMLLHDLGLRDRRPLLKDILETAIPITMQDVVIVFVTVTGMRGGQLMQENYANHIRSASIGGVTRSAIQITTASGICAVLDMLAAHKVRGHGFVRQEEIALADFLANRFGRHYETIGQSSRAA, encoded by the coding sequence ATGCGTACACGTCGGATCCGCAGTAGCTGTCCGGGCCTGATCGGCACCGACGCATCATTTGGTCAGCGCGTGCCATCGATCAACCAGGCCGATCACGATTTCGGCACATCGGCGGCATTCGCGTCGATACGCCGAGATTGCCGCCGTATCGCCGCCGTTTGGCGTCTCGCCGTCGCCCCGGCTCGCGTCAGGATGGACATCAAGCAAACGGAGAGCCTGCCCATGCAGAAAATCGCCATCATCGGGGCAGGCAAGATCGGGACGATGATCGCCGAACTGCTGGCATCGTGCGGCAGCTACGCGGTTACCGTGCTCGATCGCGATGCCGACCAGCTGGCACGCCTGCAGACCAGCCAGCCGGTCGAGCGCCAGGTCATCGACATCGCCGACGAGGCGGCGCTGACCAACGCCCTGGGTGGCATGTTCGCGGTCCTGAATGCCGGTCCGTTCCAGCTCACCACCCGGATCGCCACCGCTGCCAAGGCCGCCCGGGCGCACTACCTCGATCTCACCGAGGATGTCGCCAGCACCCGCATCGTGCGTGGCCTGGCGGAGGGCGCCGATACCGCGTTCATCCCGCAATGCGGCCTGGCGCCCGGCTTCATCACCATCGTGGCGCACGACCTGGTGCAGCATTTCGACAGCCTGCAGGACGTGCGCATGCGGGTCGGTGCGCTGCCGCAGTTTCCGTCCAACGCGCTCGGCTACAACCTGACCTGGAGCACTGACGGCGTCATCAACGAATACTGCGAGCCGTGCGAGGCGATCGTCGACGGCATGCTGCGCCAGACCCTGCCGCTGGAGGAGCTGGAGAGTTTCGCGCTCGACGGTGTCGCCTACGAGGCGTTCAACACCTCTGGTGGCCTTGGGTCGCTGTGCGAGACGCTGGCCGGCCGGGTGCGCAACTTGAATTACCGCACCATCCGATATCCGGGCCATGCGGCGATCATGCGGATGCTGCTGCACGATCTCGGCCTGCGCGACCGCCGCCCACTGCTCAAGGACATCCTGGAGACCGCGATCCCGATCACCATGCAGGACGTGGTGATCGTGTTCGTGACCGTCACCGGGATGCGCGGGGGGCAGCTGATGCAGGAAAACTACGCCAACCATATCCGCTCGGCATCGATCGGCGGCGTCACCCGCAGCGCCATCCAGATCACCACCGCATCCGGCATCTGCGCCGTGCTCGACATGCTGGCGGCACACAAGGTGCGCGGCCACGGTTTCGTCCGGCAGGAAGAGATCGCGCTTGCCGACTTCCTCGCCAACCGGTTCGGCCGGCATTACGAGACCATCGGGCAATCCTCGCGGGCAGCCTGA
- a CDS encoding response regulator — translation MYASDDVNALLAATAFLQDGGDAGLRLRATDWSASSLGEPSGWPQGLKAAIGLLLPSRAQICLFWGPELIAFYNDGYSVAIGDNHPSALGKPAREGWSALWDVLEPLLQGVIRTGQGFEDGGHLFAQKRHGFIEHTYFDISYNPVRGAEGRVEGVFCIVSEQTRRIVDERRLNTLRILSLRQGIGHADEAARSFVDVLADIGLADTPCSMVYLRQPDGTLRFTAGHGGEPEPDLHQVRPLGDLAVDPRLAALERVARTGLVETIDCHLLARSPVEAANRLVLLPLHAGREITGVLVATENRHVQPGADYSRFFELLAAQLSALLSAARVLAEERHRTAALEQQVAAALAERATTEAQLRQSQKMEAIGKLTGGVAHDFNNLLQVVSGNLELLSRDVAGNERAERRIGNALAGVARGARLSGQLLAFSRKQTLVPRVVCVERLVAGLDDMLRRSLGEAIEIRTTIRDRIWNVLIDPAQMENALLNLAINARDAMEEQGDGRRQLAIEVDNVRLAEGDAPLQPDVSAGHYVMVAVTDTGSGMTPDIIEQVFEPFFSTKQEGRGTGLGLSMVQGFVSQSGGHIRIESEPGHGTTIRLYLPRTTRAEDTDPAISASPVQGGTETILLVEDDDGVRDIAAAMVGELGYRVLSAKDAAGALDVIGSGADVDLLFTDVIMPGWLRGPELARKARERIPGLPVLFTSGYADDAILQGGPLDAGVGLLAKPYTREALAQKLRQVLPMSGPDHDGGPARDMAGSRTVLRLLLVEDDKLIRDNSAELLTEDGHVVTRAASAERAIEVLEQGQIDVLITDLGLPGIDGLELARIARRQRPLLGLVFSTGTDSPDILASGPLADAVLLRKPYDRKSLVAAVAAASVVRRSVP, via the coding sequence GTGTACGCATCAGACGACGTCAACGCGCTATTGGCCGCAACCGCATTTCTGCAGGACGGCGGCGATGCCGGGCTGCGGCTCCGCGCAACCGACTGGTCCGCCTCGTCGCTGGGCGAGCCGTCCGGATGGCCGCAAGGCCTCAAGGCGGCGATCGGCCTGCTGCTTCCCTCGCGTGCGCAGATCTGCCTGTTCTGGGGCCCGGAGCTGATCGCGTTCTACAATGACGGCTACAGCGTCGCGATCGGCGACAATCATCCCTCCGCACTTGGAAAGCCGGCGCGGGAGGGATGGTCCGCGCTGTGGGACGTGCTGGAACCACTGCTGCAGGGCGTGATTCGCACCGGACAGGGATTCGAGGATGGCGGCCACCTGTTTGCACAGAAGCGGCACGGCTTCATCGAGCACACCTACTTCGACATCTCGTACAACCCGGTGCGCGGTGCCGAAGGCCGGGTCGAGGGCGTGTTCTGCATCGTCAGCGAACAGACCAGGCGCATCGTCGATGAGCGCCGGTTGAACACGCTGCGGATACTTTCACTGCGCCAGGGCATCGGCCACGCCGACGAGGCGGCACGCAGCTTCGTGGACGTGCTGGCCGATATCGGCCTGGCCGATACACCCTGTTCGATGGTGTATTTGCGCCAGCCGGACGGCACGCTCCGGTTTACGGCCGGCCATGGCGGCGAACCGGAACCCGACCTGCATCAGGTCCGGCCGCTGGGCGACCTGGCCGTCGACCCGAGGCTGGCGGCACTGGAGCGGGTCGCCCGGACCGGCCTGGTCGAGACGATCGATTGCCATCTGCTGGCCCGCTCGCCGGTGGAGGCCGCGAACCGGCTGGTTCTTCTGCCGCTGCATGCGGGACGTGAAATCACCGGCGTGCTGGTGGCGACCGAGAACAGGCACGTCCAGCCGGGAGCGGATTACAGCCGCTTCTTCGAGCTGCTGGCAGCCCAGCTTTCTGCGTTGCTATCGGCGGCCCGCGTGCTCGCGGAGGAGCGTCATCGCACCGCCGCCCTGGAACAGCAGGTTGCGGCCGCCTTGGCCGAGCGCGCGACCACGGAGGCGCAGCTGCGGCAGTCGCAGAAGATGGAGGCGATCGGCAAGCTGACCGGCGGCGTCGCGCATGATTTCAATAACCTGCTCCAGGTGGTCAGCGGCAACCTGGAGCTGCTGAGCCGCGACGTCGCCGGCAACGAGCGTGCGGAGCGCCGGATCGGCAACGCGCTGGCCGGCGTGGCCCGGGGCGCCAGGCTGTCCGGCCAGCTTCTCGCCTTCAGCCGCAAGCAGACGCTGGTGCCCAGGGTGGTTTGCGTCGAGCGGCTGGTGGCCGGACTGGACGACATGCTCAGGCGATCGCTGGGCGAGGCGATCGAGATCCGCACCACGATCCGCGACCGGATCTGGAACGTGCTGATCGATCCGGCGCAGATGGAGAACGCCCTGCTCAACCTGGCGATCAACGCCCGCGACGCGATGGAGGAGCAGGGGGATGGCCGCCGCCAGCTCGCCATCGAGGTGGACAACGTCCGGCTTGCCGAAGGCGATGCGCCGTTGCAGCCCGACGTATCCGCCGGCCACTACGTCATGGTCGCGGTCACCGATACCGGCAGCGGCATGACCCCCGATATCATCGAACAGGTGTTCGAGCCGTTTTTCTCGACCAAGCAGGAGGGTCGTGGAACCGGCCTTGGGCTATCGATGGTGCAGGGTTTCGTCAGCCAGTCCGGCGGCCACATCAGGATCGAGAGCGAGCCCGGACACGGCACCACCATCCGGCTCTATTTGCCGCGAACGACCCGGGCCGAGGATACCGACCCCGCGATATCGGCCAGCCCGGTGCAGGGTGGCACCGAAACGATCCTGCTGGTGGAGGATGATGACGGCGTGCGCGATATCGCCGCCGCCATGGTCGGCGAGCTCGGCTACAGAGTGCTGAGCGCCAAGGATGCAGCCGGCGCGCTCGATGTGATCGGGAGCGGCGCCGACGTGGATCTGCTGTTCACCGACGTGATCATGCCGGGCTGGTTGCGCGGTCCGGAACTCGCCCGCAAAGCGCGCGAACGCATCCCCGGCCTGCCTGTGCTGTTCACCTCCGGCTATGCCGACGACGCGATCCTGCAGGGCGGCCCGCTCGATGCCGGTGTGGGCCTGCTGGCCAAGCCGTACACGCGCGAGGCACTGGCGCAGAAGCTGCGGCAGGTACTGCCGATGTCGGGACCGGACCACGATGGCGGGCCGGCTCGCGACATGGCCGGGTCAAGGACGGTCCTGCGGCTGCTTCTGGTCGAGGACGACAAGCTGATCCGAGACAACAGCGCCGAGCTGCTTACCGAGGACGGTCATGTGGTGACCCGGGCAGCCAGTGCGGAAAGGGCGATCGAGGTCCTGGAGCAGGGGCAGATCGACGTGCTGATCACCGATCTCGGCCTGCCCGGGATCGACGGGCTGGAACTGGCGCGCATCGCCCGGCGGCAACGGCCGCTGCTCGGCCTGGTGTTCTCCACCGGCACCGATAGTCCAGACATCCTGGCATCGGGCCCGCTGGCGGACGCGGTGCTGCTTCGCAAGCCCTATGACAGGAAGTCCCTGGTCGCCGCGGTCGCGGCGGCGTCGGTGGTTCGCCGGTCAGTGCCGTAG
- the amaB gene encoding L-piperidine-6-carboxylate dehydrogenase has translation MTILDQSTTTSPASVAAEAVALLTGFGVDPALLRRGDLVARSPLTGEETARLAVVDPASAAPVIERAHEAHLAWRTVPAPRRGELVRLLGEELRAAKDDLGRLVTLEAGKVTSEGLGEVQEMIDICDFAVGLSRQLYGLTIATERPQHRMMESWHPLGVVGIISAFNFPVAVWAWNAALALVCGNSVVWKPSEKTPLTALGVQALFERARQRFGADAPEALSSVLIGDAAVGAALVEHRLVALVSATGSTAMGRAVAPKLAARFARQILELGGNNAAIVSDTADLDLALRGVAFAAMGTAGQRCTTLRRLFVQEEVYDVFVDRLKSAYGSVRVGDPRVPGVLVGPLIDHAAHDGMVAALAEAKQAGGTIHGGDRVDVAGEDAFYMRPALVEFPPGAGGQPAIMQRETFAPILYVMRYRSLEQAIALQNDVAAGLSSSIFTRDLHEAERFVSVEGSDCGIANVNIGPSGAEIGGAFGGEKDTGGGRESGSDSWRAYMRRATNTINYGKTLPLAQGVVFDV, from the coding sequence ATGACAATCCTCGACCAGTCCACCACGACCAGTCCCGCCTCCGTCGCCGCCGAGGCGGTCGCGCTGCTGACCGGGTTCGGCGTTGATCCGGCCTTGCTCCGACGCGGTGACCTGGTCGCCCGGTCGCCGCTGACCGGCGAGGAGACCGCCCGCCTGGCCGTGGTCGACCCTGCTTCCGCCGCACCGGTGATCGAGCGCGCGCACGAGGCCCACCTGGCCTGGCGCACCGTGCCGGCCCCGCGCCGTGGCGAGCTGGTGCGGCTGCTCGGCGAGGAGCTTCGCGCCGCCAAGGACGATCTGGGGCGGCTGGTCACGCTCGAGGCCGGCAAGGTGACGTCGGAGGGTCTGGGCGAGGTCCAGGAGATGATCGACATCTGCGACTTCGCGGTCGGGCTGTCGCGCCAGCTGTATGGCCTGACCATCGCCACCGAACGCCCGCAGCACCGGATGATGGAGAGCTGGCATCCGCTCGGCGTGGTCGGCATCATCTCCGCGTTCAACTTCCCGGTCGCCGTCTGGGCCTGGAACGCGGCGCTTGCGCTGGTGTGCGGCAACAGCGTGGTGTGGAAACCGTCGGAGAAAACCCCGCTGACCGCACTCGGCGTGCAGGCGCTGTTCGAGCGCGCCCGGCAGCGGTTCGGGGCGGACGCGCCGGAGGCGCTGTCCTCGGTGCTGATCGGCGATGCCGCCGTCGGCGCGGCGCTGGTCGAGCACCGGCTGGTGGCGCTGGTGTCGGCGACCGGATCGACCGCGATGGGACGTGCGGTGGCGCCGAAGCTGGCGGCACGGTTCGCCCGCCAGATACTCGAGCTCGGCGGCAACAACGCGGCGATCGTGTCCGACACCGCCGACCTCGACCTGGCGTTGCGCGGCGTCGCGTTCGCGGCGATGGGCACGGCCGGACAGCGCTGCACCACGCTGCGCCGGTTGTTCGTGCAGGAGGAAGTGTACGATGTGTTCGTCGACCGGCTGAAATCCGCCTACGGCTCGGTGCGCGTGGGCGATCCCCGCGTGCCCGGCGTGCTGGTCGGCCCGCTGATCGACCATGCCGCCCATGACGGCATGGTTGCGGCCCTGGCCGAGGCGAAGCAGGCCGGCGGCACGATCCATGGCGGCGACCGTGTCGATGTCGCGGGCGAGGACGCGTTCTATATGCGCCCGGCGCTGGTCGAATTCCCGCCGGGTGCGGGTGGTCAGCCGGCGATCATGCAGCGGGAGACCTTCGCGCCGATCCTGTATGTCATGCGCTACCGCAGCCTCGAGCAGGCGATCGCCCTGCAGAACGATGTCGCGGCCGGACTGTCCTCGTCGATCTTTACCCGCGACCTGCACGAGGCCGAGCGGTTCGTGTCGGTCGAGGGCTCCGACTGCGGCATCGCAAACGTCAATATCGGCCCGTCCGGTGCGGAGATCGGCGGCGCTTTCGGCGGCGAGAAGGATACCGGCGGTGGCCGCGAGTCCGGTTCGGACAGCTGGCGCGCGTACATGCGAAGGGCGACCAACACCATCAACTACGGCAAGACCCTGCCACTGGCGCAAGGCGTGGTGTTCGACGTGTGA
- a CDS encoding GNAT family N-acetyltransferase → MIRIETERLILRTPTEADLDAYLAYRNEPAALLAQHLEPADRQEARAFLLAQQELSEDAAGWRMLGIEQKHRSDAKGRIVGEVGVFVEANKPDEGNVGWWLHSEARGRGLATEAAFALLGWCFDARRLHRVTSACLADNAGSLRIMQRLGMRIESRMQESRKLGDEWHDEIECAMLSREWNERSDCSRSLAEFRSPN, encoded by the coding sequence GTGATCCGGATCGAGACCGAGCGGCTGATACTGCGAACGCCGACGGAGGCGGATCTCGATGCCTACCTGGCCTATCGCAACGAGCCGGCCGCGCTGCTGGCGCAGCACCTAGAGCCCGCAGATCGGCAGGAGGCGCGGGCGTTCCTGCTCGCCCAGCAAGAGCTTTCCGAGGACGCGGCAGGCTGGCGGATGCTGGGGATCGAGCAAAAGCATCGGTCGGACGCCAAGGGCAGGATCGTCGGCGAGGTCGGCGTGTTCGTGGAGGCAAACAAGCCGGACGAAGGAAATGTGGGATGGTGGCTACATTCCGAGGCACGCGGACGTGGCCTCGCGACCGAGGCGGCGTTCGCGCTGCTCGGGTGGTGCTTCGACGCGCGCAGGCTGCACCGGGTGACCTCGGCATGCCTGGCGGACAACGCGGGATCGTTACGCATCATGCAACGGCTGGGAATGCGCATCGAAAGCCGGATGCAGGAGAGCCGCAAGCTTGGCGACGAATGGCATGACGAGATCGAATGCGCGATGCTGTCACGCGAATGGAACGAACGCAGCGACTGCAGCCGATCCTTGGCCGAGTTTCGCTCGCCGAACTGA